CTCATTATTCTACATCCCTTCATCACTCGATACGTTTAGTTTACCACAAGGCATCGTGTCTTTGCAGTTTGAAAAATGCGTTTTTCGTTTTAAATTGGTATACTGAACCTAGAGCCTAAGTTACATTATTTATTTACTTGATTTTTATGAGAGGAATGAATCCAGTTGAATGTTCAAAAGATGAAAATTTTAATGGAGATTAATTCACTGCAAGCATTAGGTGCAGTACAATCCTATACAAAGCAACAATCTACACCAACTTTTTTTACAAATATGCTTGGACAGATTCTAAACCAGTCAGCAAGTTCAAATTCAACTATGAAGAACACTGAAAGTTTGAATCCATTAACCTATACAGGAACAAATCATGTGTTTTATCCTTCGACATTATCAAATCTTCTTACGACGTCAACTCAAGTTCCTATTTCTACCACTAAGAATCGTACTCATGATTTAAAGGGATACGCGCATATTATTAAAAAGGCAGCTGATCAATTTAATTTACCTGAACGACTCATTACGTCAATCATTCAACACGAATCTAATTTCAACAGCCAGGCAGTGAGTGCTGCGGGTGCGCAAGGACTGATGCAACTTATGCCTGGTACTGCAAGGTTTTTAGGCGTTAAAGACAGCTTTAATCCAGAACAAAACATTATTGGTGGCGCAAAATATTTAAGACAAATGCTCAACCAATTTAACGGCAATATAGAACTGGCACTTGCTGCCTATAATGCGGGGCCGGGAAATGTCAAAAAGTATGGTGGGATACCTCCATTTAAAGAAACGCAAGGCTATGTTAAGAAAGTTTTAAATACATTTTATAAGTAATTTATGATAGTTTTACATCCACTCTCAAATGCAGTTTGTTTGAGAATATAAGTTGTAGTTGGTAGAATAGTTTTACAGTCAGAATAAAAGATATGATTGCTTAAATACGATTAGCATAAGGTTGCATACAAGCATCCTGCAATATAAATCAGTGAACGATGTCCTAAAATGGATGAATATACACCTATTTTATGGGACCGGCATTAGCCATATATATTTAAAATGTATGCGTGACAACAGCCAGACAATTGCCCTGTTTGTAGAGGTACTTTTTTACTTCAGGAGGAAGACAATCGAAAACGACTTGGCAACGTCTACACGAACTTCATGCAGACCTGCGAAAACTAGGTGTGCAGCTTAATAGGCACAAAGGAGGCTAAAAAATCATGCGAAAACCTTTGATTCCATATGAGGAGATTGGTGCAGAAAAATTGTCGGAACTGATCGATTTATTTTATTCTAAAGTAGCCGTCCATCCAGACTTGTACCCGATTTTTCCTGATGACCTGACAGAAACTGCTCGTAAACAAAAACAATTTATGACTCAATATTTAGGTGGCCCCAATTTATTTAGCGAGGAACACGGGCACCCGATGATGAAGGCTCGACATATGCCGTTTCCAATTACACCTACACGTGCTGAAGCTTGGTTATCATGTATGGCAGAAGCCATGGATGAAGTCGAATTAGATGAAAATATCCGAGATTTCTTCTTTAGACGACTTGTTTTAACAGCGAAGCATATGGTAAACAAGGAGGATGACCAGTGATACCACGTCCTTCATTGGAAAGTTCGACAAGTTCATTTTTGGAAACTAGACCACTAGAGTTATATGTTTTTATCGACCCAGCATGTAATGATTGTTGGCTCCTTCAACCCATACTTCGGAGACTACAAATAGAATATGAACGTTATTTTACGCTCCGTGTCGTACTAAGAACATCCTTACCAACACTGAATTTAACTAGTGTACGTTCTTTTCAAGATGATGAGGCTTATGATCAAGCAGCTCACACAGCCTTTCCATCCATTGCCATTAAAGCAGCGGAATTTCAAGGAAAGCGTGCAGGGTTAAGATTTATATCGAAATTATTGGAATATTATTATTTAAAGAACAGAAATGTAAACTCATTTTCCGTACTTGTAGAAATTGCAGAGGTCGTTTATTTAGATGTCGATGAGTTTATTCGTGACTTCGCTTCTAAAAATGTTCATCGTGCCCTCCAAATAGATTTTTATATGGCTAAAGAAATGGAGGTAGACAGTGCACCAACTTTTGTATTCTTCAATGAAAATATTGAAGATGAAGGATTAAAAGTGAGCGGCCTATATTCTTACGAGATTTATGAACAAATCATTGAAGAATTAATTGGTCAGACGATTTATCCCGAAACTCCCCCTCCACTTGAGGAGTTATTCAAACGGTTTGATACACTGGCTACAAAAGAAATAGCCGAAATTTATAGAATGACTGAGAAGTCTGCAGAACGCGAGTTAAAAAAACGACTTCTTCAACAACACATCGAACGTTTACCAGTTCAAGACATTACATTATGGCGTAAGAAAGTACAATAAATCATTAAAAAGCTATCTGAGTCGTAAAAAATACGATTCAGATAGCTTTTTT
This window of the Sporosarcina pasteurii genome carries:
- a CDS encoding DsbA family protein — its product is MIPRPSLESSTSSFLETRPLELYVFIDPACNDCWLLQPILRRLQIEYERYFTLRVVLRTSLPTLNLTSVRSFQDDEAYDQAAHTAFPSIAIKAAEFQGKRAGLRFISKLLEYYYLKNRNVNSFSVLVEIAEVVYLDVDEFIRDFASKNVHRALQIDFYMAKEMEVDSAPTFVFFNENIEDEGLKVSGLYSYEIYEQIIEELIGQTIYPETPPPLEELFKRFDTLATKEIAEIYRMTEKSAERELKKRLLQQHIERLPVQDITLWRKKVQ
- a CDS encoding lytic transglycosylase domain-containing protein, which encodes MNVQKMKILMEINSLQALGAVQSYTKQQSTPTFFTNMLGQILNQSASSNSTMKNTESLNPLTYTGTNHVFYPSTLSNLLTTSTQVPISTTKNRTHDLKGYAHIIKKAADQFNLPERLITSIIQHESNFNSQAVSAAGAQGLMQLMPGTARFLGVKDSFNPEQNIIGGAKYLRQMLNQFNGNIELALAAYNAGPGNVKKYGGIPPFKETQGYVKKVLNTFYK
- a CDS encoding globin, which gives rise to MMRKPLIPYEEIGAEKLSELIDLFYSKVAVHPDLYPIFPDDLTETARKQKQFMTQYLGGPNLFSEEHGHPMMKARHMPFPITPTRAEAWLSCMAEAMDEVELDENIRDFFFRRLVLTAKHMVNKEDDQ